Proteins encoded within one genomic window of Carassius gibelio isolate Cgi1373 ecotype wild population from Czech Republic chromosome A4, carGib1.2-hapl.c, whole genome shotgun sequence:
- the LOC127969445 gene encoding uncharacterized protein LOC127969445, whose amino-acid sequence MVPIHAKAPLHIMAMDFLTLGRPRDRYQNILVITDLFTKYAWAIPTLDQTATTTATVLWRAVFQTFGCPEFLHSDQGANFESRVIRELCQLYGCTKTHTTSYHPQGNGGCERFNQTLLGLLGTLDQQRQDDWVSALPNLLQAYNNSIHSTTGYAPTYLMFGRHIRMPTDLVLGVTADQEEASVTEWVGRHHQRLHFAYEQVSKRIQTAGEKSKRLYDRTAREAPLLPGERVLVRDNRRQGKGKLSDRWEATPYVVCRQQRPGQPVYTIRPEGKSGPDRVVHRNMIRPCPNYPEAVEEVPTEPVPAAPWIEGWAVVPGRPVVAPPPIAPREPEAAPEQAEPDSPVRRSQRENRGRPPARYGEWTARGRSRD is encoded by the coding sequence ATGGTACCCATCCATGCGAAGGCCCCCCTTCATATCATGGCTATGGACTTCTTGACACTGGGCCGACCACGAGATCGCTACCAGAACATCTTGGTAATAACGGATTTGTTCACAAAGTACGCTTGGGCTATCCCCACCCTCGACCAGACTGCAACCACCACCGCTACAGTTTTATGGCGGGCCGTCTTCCAGACGTTCGGATGCCCGGAGTTTCTGCACTCCGATCAAGGAGCCAACTTTGAGTCCAGGGTAATTAGAGAACTATGCCAGTTGTACGGTTGCACGAAAACTCACACCACTTCGTATCATCCTCAGGGGAACGGCGGCTGCGAGAGATTCAATCAGACCCTATTGGGGCTGCTGGGGACCTTGGACCAACAACGGCAGGACGATTGGGTGAGTGCATTGCCAAACCTCCTACAGGCCTATAACAACAGTATACATAGTACTACGGGTTACGCCCCCACGTACCTGATGTTTGGCAGACACATACGAATGCCTACTGACCTGGTCCTAGGAGTGACAGCCGACCAAGAGGAAGCAAGTGTAACGGAGTGGGTGGGGCGCCATCACCAGCGCTTGCATTTCGCCTACGAGCAGGTGTCGAAAAGGATACAGACGGCAGGAGAGAAAAGTAAGCGGTTGTATGATCGGACTGCTAGAGAAGCCCCTCTACTGCCAGGAGAGAGGGTGTTGGTGAGAGATAATCGGCGGCAGGGGAAGGGGAAACTGAGTGACCGTTGGGAGGCCACCCCTTATGTAGTCTGCCGGCAGCAGAGGCCGGGACAGCCGGTCTATACCATCCGGCCAGAAGGGAAGTCAGGCCCCGACCGTGTGGTGCACCGGAACATGATTCGCCCATGCCCTAACTACCCTGAAGCCGTGGAAGAAGTCCCCACGGAACCTGTACCAGCGGCCCCCTGGATTGAAGGTTGGGCTGTGGTACCAGGGAGACCCGTGGTGGCACCACCCCCGATCGCCCCGAGAGAACCAGAAGCAGCCCCTGAACAAGCTGAGCCCGATTCACCAGTGAGACGATCCCAGCGAGAGAACCGAGGCCGACCCCCTGCCCGCTATGGTGAGTGGACAGCCCGAGgacgttctagggactag